GTAGAAAAGGAAGAATTTTTATACCCCGAAGAGATTAGTAATAAACAAAGGACAAATTCGCTTCGTCTGTATCTTAAAGATATAGGGGGAAGTAATAAAACCTTGCTTTCTCAAGAGGAAGAAATTCAGATTTCCAAAACCATAGAGAATGCCTATTTTGAGATGGCAAAAATTCTTTTTTCTAACGATTTTGGTCTTAGTGAGTTCAGAAAGCTCTTTAAGAAATCAAAGATAATTGAGATTGAAAAATTCATTAGAATAGGCACTTCATTTTCCAAAGATGTTATTGTCCAAGGGAAAGAAAAATTAAGGTTAATCATGAAACAGGTCTATAAGACAAGAGAGCTGAATTTGGAAGAGAGAAATTCTCTTACTCGGCAAATAGTGGAATTTGATTTACAATATCGTTATATTAACGAGATTGAAGGGAGATTCAGGAAATTAATGGAAATAAAAGAAGACGAAAAAATAATGAGAAAAACCGGTTTAAGCAGAGATGTCCTTCTTGAAAATCTTAGAGAGATTGATAATCTTAGACAGATAATCAAAAGTGCCACGGAAATAATGTTAGAGGGCAATCTCAGATTATCCGTTTATATGGCGAAAAAGTATAAAGATAGAGGGGTTGAACTTTCCGACCTGATTTCCGTTGGGAACAATGGGTTAAGAAGAGCAATAACCACTTTTGACTATAGAAGAAAATTTAAATTTTCTACTTATGCCACTTGGTGGATTAGACAAGAAATGATAACATTAATCAACCAACAGGGAACCTCATTGTGTTTGCCGGTTAATTTGCAGGTTGATATAAGACATTTCAATCTTATCGAGAAAGAATTGAAAAGTAAATTGGGAAGAGACATAGATCCGGTGGGAAGAGATCTCAAAAAGATTGCCAAGATAATGAAGGTTTCTCCTGAAAGAGTAAAAGAGATAGTAACTTTGATTCATAAGAATATGGTCGTCTCAATAGAGAGTCCAATCGATGGTGAAGGGGCAACTATAGGGGATTTAATTCCGCAAAAGTATGAAGACGAAAGTATGACTCATCTTCATAATACTTGGGCGGCGGAAAAGGCTATGGAAATACTCGAGAGACTGAGAGAAGAGAAGAAAGTCTCAATGATAGAATATAAAACTTTCGTATTAAGGTATCCGCTCGGGAATAAACAGCAGATGACTTTGGACGAAATTGGCGTAATTTTTAATCTCTCCAGAGAGAGAATCCGCCAGATTGAAATTAGAGTTAAGGAAAAGCTTTCATATCATAGAAGGGAGATTAGAGCGGCTTATCGTCAATAAGTCACAAATCAACGGCTATTAAATAATTTAATAGCCGTTTTTATATTGACATTTTTTTAAAAATCTTCATACTTTAAATTAGCTATTTTGAATATAAAAAAAGGAGGTTAAAATGTTTGAGCGATTTATTCATCTATTGCCGTATGCATTGGCGTATTTTGGCGGAATAATAATTTTGTCATATATTGCGGGCAAAGTATCAAAACATTTTTCAGAAAAAAAGAGCTCTTAATCAACGGGCTCTTTTTGCTTTATAATGGATTGAACAATTAGATTAATTATTGTATAATATTAGGATATGAAAGAGAAATTTAGATTCGGGCTTAATGTTAAATTGATTTTAATATTTACTCTTTTTGCTTTATTGCCGATTGCTTTGATCGGTTTTATTTCAATTTCCAGAACAACAACGGAGCTGGAGAATGAAGCCACTAATCGCTTAAAAAGTCTTTCCCAAAGCGAAGCTGATAAAATCAATTTGTCATTGTCAAAAGTAAGTTCGGCCAGCAAAAATTTGGCTGATTTTGCCACCAATGTTTTTAATAATCCTGATCTTTTTTATCATCCGGATTATTGGTCAGCCGACAGTTTATTCAGAGGGCCGGAAGGGCAATATGGAAATTCAGCCAAGGAAGTTTCATCGGTCATTGTTTTTAATTGGTGTTCGCTTGATGATCAAGCAAAAAATGATTTGAATTTATCAGCTGATTTGGATTTTATTTTTCCGACAATAAAAAATGAAAATCCGAATACTGATAATATTTATATTATCGGCAATAAATATTGTTGGTATCGTCTTTATCCGAACTCCGATCCCAATCCTGATAATCAAGGCGGTTTTGCCATGGATGTTTTGCCGGCTGATGCCAATAAAAATGGCGTAGCCGCTCCGTTCTGGGATGATTTAACCGAAATCAATAATCCTAATAAACTTGCCAAGTGGACACCGCCATATGTTGATATAACAGGACATGGTTTGATGATCTCGGCCTTGGCCCCGGTTTATCAAAATGATAAAATGAAAATGTTAACCGGCGTTGATTTAACCCTGGAAGACATAACTAATCGTATTTTGAATATTAAATTATGGAAGACAGGTTATGCTTTTATGATTGACAAAGAAGCAAGATTAATCAGTTTACCGGTGCGAGCCCAGTCTGATTTGGGGATAGAAGAAGAGCAATTAGGAATTTCTGAAATCAGAAAATCAAGCTTGCTGGAAACTTCCAATTCCGATTTGAAATACGCGGTAATGTCCATGATTAAAGGCAAGAACGGCATTGAAACAATTAAATTCAATCAATCGGAGAAATATATTGCTTATTATCCAATCAAGGATACGGGCTGGAGTTTGGGATTAGTGGTTCCGGTAAATGAAGTTATCGCCAGCGCTCAGAATACCAAAAATTTTATTTTTATCGTTTTATTGGTTTTGGCTATCATTTTAATCATTCTGGCTTTTTTAAGTTCCAAAATGGTCAGCGCGCCGATTAAAAAATTAACCAGAGGAGCGGAAGAAATCAGTAAAGGAAATTTATTCTATCAAATAAAAATTAATACTCATGACGAAATTGAACAATTGGCTGACAGTTTCAATCAAATGACTTTAAAACTGAAAGCTTATTATGAAACTTTGGAACAAAAAGTGAAAGAAAGAACCGAAGAATTGAGAATAGCCAAGGCGGAAATCGAACAAGAAAAAAACAGATTGGAAACAATTTTAATCAGCATCGGTGACGGAGTTTTCGTGATTGATTCGGAAAAAAGATTGGCTCTTATTAATCCGGCTATTACGCGAATTGCATGTTTTACGGAGAAAGATTGTTTAGGCAAGCCTTATGATCAGGT
The nucleotide sequence above comes from Patescibacteria group bacterium. Encoded proteins:
- a CDS encoding sigma-70 family RNA polymerase sigma factor, with protein sequence MKTLILGDEVEKEEFLYPEEISNKQRTNSLRLYLKDIGGSNKTLLSQEEEIQISKTIENAYFEMAKILFSNDFGLSEFRKLFKKSKIIEIEKFIRIGTSFSKDVIVQGKEKLRLIMKQVYKTRELNLEERNSLTRQIVEFDLQYRYINEIEGRFRKLMEIKEDEKIMRKTGLSRDVLLENLREIDNLRQIIKSATEIMLEGNLRLSVYMAKKYKDRGVELSDLISVGNNGLRRAITTFDYRRKFKFSTYATWWIRQEMITLINQQGTSLCLPVNLQVDIRHFNLIEKELKSKLGRDIDPVGRDLKKIAKIMKVSPERVKEIVTLIHKNMVVSIESPIDGEGATIGDLIPQKYEDESMTHLHNTWAAEKAMEILERLREEKKVSMIEYKTFVLRYPLGNKQQMTLDEIGVIFNLSRERIRQIEIRVKEKLSYHRREIRAAYRQ
- a CDS encoding ATP-binding protein; amino-acid sequence: MKEKFRFGLNVKLILIFTLFALLPIALIGFISISRTTTELENEATNRLKSLSQSEADKINLSLSKVSSASKNLADFATNVFNNPDLFYHPDYWSADSLFRGPEGQYGNSAKEVSSVIVFNWCSLDDQAKNDLNLSADLDFIFPTIKNENPNTDNIYIIGNKYCWYRLYPNSDPNPDNQGGFAMDVLPADANKNGVAAPFWDDLTEINNPNKLAKWTPPYVDITGHGLMISALAPVYQNDKMKMLTGVDLTLEDITNRILNIKLWKTGYAFMIDKEARLISLPVRAQSDLGIEEEQLGISEIRKSSLLETSNSDLKYAVMSMIKGKNGIETIKFNQSEKYIAYYPIKDTGWSLGLVVPVNEVIASAQNTKNFIFIVLLVLAIILIILAFLSSKMVSAPIKKLTRGAEEISKGNLFYQIKINTHDEIEQLADSFNQMTLKLKAYYETLEQKVKERTEELRIAKAEIEQEKNRLETILISIGDGVFVIDSEKRLALINPAITRIACFTEKDCLGKPYDQVFKIIKEEDRTENKDFINQALINGKLTGLVDPSVLLTGDGKEVPIASSAAPLKDENGQIIGGVVILHDITREREIDKLKSQFISLASHQLRTPATIIKWGAEILLQKLGGKLDDKEKEEVQRICRGSERMVELVNDLLNVSRLDAGRLVFKTETKQLEELLDSIFDEYKLYLEKKNIKLNVEKPPILLPKVNIDSEKIRQVIIILLDNAIKYSPDNSEIKIKIEQKGEEILYQTSDQGVGIPKSQQEKIFSRFFRADNVSQKPGTGLGLYLAKGLVEVSGGKIWFESEENKGTTFYFTLPISSPR